The following proteins are encoded in a genomic region of Arachis ipaensis cultivar K30076 chromosome B02, Araip1.1, whole genome shotgun sequence:
- the LOC107627335 gene encoding AMSH-like ubiquitin thioesterase 3, whose translation MESESAQVYPESSPIPLSKVADPRPEPIKSSQDSRPGPSTYQHLHIPMKMMEDFLRLASENTQKNLETCGVLVGFLKNWIFHITTVIIPKQESTSDSCSTLNEEEIFEVQDSLSLFPLGWIHTHPSQTCFVSSVDLHTHYSYQVIWHYYYYSNSVTIHIVDFAGAVYKEDKRANIMNINRELVCGGLKPHRIAALFKMGNFFCGDFEPPQTLTKNCHKMLAQNPHKGIENRH comes from the exons ATGGAATCAGAGAGTGCTCAAGTGTATCCTGAGTCTTCTCCCATTCCTCTTTCAAAAGTTGCAGATCCAAGGCCTGAACCAATTAAATCTTCTCAGGATTCTAGACCTGGTCCCAGTACATACCAACACCTACATATT CCTATGAAAATGATGGAAGATTTTTTAAGACTAGCTTCCGAAAACACACAGAAAAACTTAGAGACATGTGGTGTTCTTGTAGGCTTCCTG AAAAACTGGATTTTTCATATCACTACAGTTATTATCCCAAAGCAGGAGTCAACTTCAGACTCG tGTTCAACATTGAACGAAGAAGAAATATTTGAAGTTCAGGACAGCTTATCACTGTTTCCTTTAGGCTGGATACAT ACACACCCATCACAAACTTGTTTTGTGTCATCCGTGGACCTGCACACCCATTACTCATACCAGGTAATatggcattattattattattcgaattCTGTGACTATTCACATTGTAGATTTTGCTGGAGCAGTCT ATAAAGAAGATAAAAGAGCAAATATCATGAATATTAATAGAGAACTG gtttgtggaggtttgaaaCCCCATAGAATAGCTGCTCTTTTTAAAATGGGAAATTTCTTTTGTGGGGATTTTGAACCGCCACAAACATTAACCAAGAACTGTCACAAAATGCTAGCACAGAACCCCCACAAAGGGATAGAAAACCGCCACTAA